From a region of the Streptacidiphilus albus JL83 genome:
- a CDS encoding SseB family protein, translating into MYGYEQTTSGTGPGYQGGPYQQQQQQMGQPGMGGPADGMYGQQQPQQPLYPEPSPPSLADAVRAFTTGALPVEDFQAIFITSKVYCPRGERPGFLALHNTPQPVIPMFSSLKELRRYAGKESKYFTVTGAEVLDLLPTGYGFAIDMEGEHRMVFDAKAVEQMVDFTMRRMYG; encoded by the coding sequence GTGTACGGCTACGAGCAGACGACGAGCGGCACCGGTCCCGGCTACCAGGGCGGCCCCTACCAGCAGCAACAGCAGCAGATGGGCCAGCCCGGCATGGGCGGGCCCGCCGACGGCATGTACGGGCAGCAGCAGCCGCAGCAGCCGCTCTACCCGGAGCCCTCGCCCCCCTCCCTGGCCGACGCCGTCCGGGCGTTCACCACCGGCGCGCTGCCGGTCGAGGACTTCCAGGCGATCTTCATCACCTCCAAGGTCTACTGCCCGCGCGGCGAGCGCCCCGGCTTCCTGGCGCTGCACAACACCCCGCAGCCGGTGATCCCGATGTTCAGCTCGCTCAAGGAGCTGCGCCGCTACGCCGGCAAGGAGTCCAAGTACTTCACCGTCACCGGGGCCGAGGTGCTGGATCTGCTGCCCACCGGCTACGGGTTCGCCATAGACATGGAGGGCGAGCACCGGATGGTCTTCGACGCCAAGGCCGTGGAGCAGATGGTCGACTTCACCATGCGGCGGATGTACGGCTGA
- a CDS encoding acyl-CoA dehydrogenase, producing the protein MGHYKSNLRDLEFNLFEVLGRDEVYGSGPFAEMDVETAKTILGEIARLAENELADSFADADRNPPVFDPETGTAPVPDTFKKSYQAYMDAEWWRLGIPEAIGGSVAPSSLIWSYAEMVLGANPAIWMYSSGPAFAGVIAEEGTEEQLKVAKLMADKGWGATMVLTEPDAGSDVGAGRSKAVRQDDGSWHIEGVKRFITSGEHDMSENIMHMVLARPEGHGPGTKGLSLFLVPKYDFDWETGELGERNGVYATNVEHKMGLKASNTCELTFGAKHPARGWLLGEKHDGIRQMFRIIEFARMMVGTKAIATLSTGYLNALEYAKERVQGPDLAEFLDKAAPRVTITHHPDVRRSLLTQKAYAEGMRALVLYTASVQDEIQLLKARGESADAAERLNDLLLPIVKGYGSEKSYEQLAQSLQIFGGSGYLQEYPIEQYIRDAKIDTLYEGTTAIQGQDFFFRKIVKDQGQALTALSEQIQKSIASGLGGDDLAAEREFLAAAAGDLEAIVGAMLAQLGSVEQDVRNMYLVGQNTTRLLLASGDVVLGWLLLRQAAVAQAKLAAGASDRDVAFYQGKIAAARLFTRTVLPPVHAQRLLVEGVDNAIMDLPEAAF; encoded by the coding sequence ATGGGTCACTACAAGTCGAACCTCCGCGACCTGGAGTTCAACCTCTTCGAGGTCCTCGGACGCGACGAGGTCTACGGCAGCGGACCGTTCGCCGAGATGGACGTCGAGACCGCGAAGACCATTCTCGGCGAGATAGCCCGCCTCGCCGAGAACGAGCTGGCCGATTCCTTTGCCGACGCCGACCGCAACCCCCCGGTCTTCGACCCCGAGACCGGCACCGCGCCCGTGCCGGACACCTTCAAGAAGAGCTACCAGGCGTACATGGACGCCGAGTGGTGGCGGCTCGGCATCCCGGAGGCGATCGGCGGCAGCGTCGCCCCCTCCAGCCTGATCTGGTCCTACGCCGAAATGGTGCTCGGCGCCAACCCGGCCATCTGGATGTACTCCTCCGGCCCGGCCTTCGCCGGCGTCATCGCCGAGGAGGGCACCGAGGAGCAGCTGAAGGTCGCCAAGCTGATGGCCGACAAGGGCTGGGGCGCCACCATGGTGCTCACCGAGCCCGACGCCGGCTCCGACGTCGGCGCCGGCCGCTCCAAGGCGGTCCGCCAGGACGACGGCAGCTGGCACATCGAGGGCGTCAAGCGCTTCATCACCTCGGGCGAGCACGACATGTCCGAGAACATCATGCACATGGTGCTGGCCCGCCCCGAGGGCCACGGCCCCGGCACCAAGGGCCTCTCGCTCTTCCTGGTGCCCAAGTACGACTTCGACTGGGAGACCGGCGAGCTGGGCGAGCGCAACGGCGTCTACGCGACCAACGTCGAGCACAAGATGGGCCTCAAGGCGTCCAACACCTGCGAGCTCACCTTCGGCGCCAAGCACCCCGCCCGCGGCTGGCTGCTCGGCGAGAAGCACGACGGCATCCGGCAGATGTTCCGCATCATCGAGTTCGCCCGGATGATGGTCGGCACCAAGGCCATCGCCACCCTCTCCACCGGCTACCTGAACGCCCTGGAGTACGCCAAGGAGCGGGTGCAGGGTCCCGACCTCGCCGAGTTCCTGGACAAGGCCGCGCCCCGGGTCACCATCACCCACCACCCGGACGTCCGCCGCTCGCTGCTCACCCAGAAGGCGTACGCCGAGGGCATGCGCGCGCTGGTGCTCTACACCGCCTCGGTCCAGGACGAGATCCAGCTGCTCAAGGCGCGCGGCGAGTCCGCCGACGCGGCCGAGCGGCTGAACGACCTGCTGCTGCCGATCGTCAAGGGCTACGGCTCGGAGAAGTCCTACGAGCAGCTGGCCCAGTCGCTGCAGATCTTCGGCGGCTCCGGCTACCTGCAGGAGTACCCGATCGAGCAGTACATCCGGGACGCCAAGATCGACACCCTCTACGAGGGCACCACGGCCATCCAGGGCCAGGACTTCTTCTTCCGGAAGATCGTCAAGGACCAGGGGCAGGCGCTGACCGCGCTCTCCGAGCAGATCCAGAAGTCCATCGCCTCCGGCCTCGGCGGCGACGACCTGGCCGCCGAGCGCGAGTTCCTCGCCGCCGCGGCCGGCGACCTGGAGGCCATCGTCGGCGCGATGCTGGCCCAGCTCGGCTCGGTCGAGCAGGACGTCCGCAACATGTACCTGGTCGGCCAGAACACCACCCGGCTGCTGCTGGCCTCCGGCGACGTCGTGCTCGGCTGGCTGCTGCTGCGCCAGGCCGCCGTGGCCCAGGCCAAGCTGGCGGCCGGCGCCTCCGACCGCGACGTGGCCTTCTACCAGGGCAAGATCGCCGCGGCCCGTCTCTTCACCCGCACCGTGCTGCCCCCGGTCCACGCCCAGCGCCTGCTGGTCGAGGGCGTCGACAACGCGATCATGGACCTGCCCGAAGCCGCTTTCTGA